The Synchiropus splendidus isolate RoL2022-P1 chromosome 8, RoL_Sspl_1.0, whole genome shotgun sequence genome has a window encoding:
- the LOC128763581 gene encoding unconventional myosin-XVIIIb-like isoform X4, with protein sequence MALSSRLKLWENKIKEEKTPAPPVVAPPPPLSALPGGFLKQLVRDSEKVTKQKEPEVKVEKQPSKLSGDLVQQFLVPDQTPPILEAEMALRAEQTPKQSLDRVVSPVPRNRSNPGSRPDTRQEVTPEPPRQKEEVRQGASNPGLLLEQMSPGSIWSTTTLPCSNPRLIEAEKVQMKEEDSRVMEPEKRQEPEGRQAETIISEDHRPEVKDVWYEAGTVWLVHKDGFSLAMQLKPDEGTPELPDGHVRVRLQSNGSLHDVTQHEIQKCNPSELDLCEDLSQLQSINECGVLHTLTSRARAGLPLTRAGPHLVNLWPPIQTHSKTPKSRRGESLWDAPPALAALVKRVYVSMVGSRRDHSFCAVGRSGTGKTTTCQAFTHELLKLAGTSGGSVSTDRVLAMFTVLRSFGCVSSPTSDASSRFAMIFSLDFNHAGQAAGGHLQTMMLDKWRVCQKTPEESSFLVFPQMLAGISSELRTELQLHQLPESNSFGISHPTKVEEKQRASVGFTKLLVAMETLGFTAAEQKAIWHVLAGIYHLGVAGACKVGRRQFVNFESAQAAGGVLGCEGDELHTAVFKHHLRQLLQRATGGSRERGADAEEAGPRLTAAQCVEGTAAGLYEELFAAIVSLINRSLSSQQLALASVMVVDSPGLRNPRHSAGERGANWSEFCHNYLQERLMEHQHTHTFTHILDLYAQEKIPVDFEGPDVSPAEVVSAMDQPPPQVRAADGDPRGLLWVLDEEMLTSVSSEAAVLERICQYHSETVRQCEQPLQCEINHLMGSDPVRYDLTGWFGLIQNNQSALNAVSLLQNSNIPELKSMFSSRLSLPPLCRGLGGLGGGSQRALQRSGTIRKTFSAGMAAVRRHSQCISVKLQADALVNLIRRARPVFVQCVAAKMDAGSFNTPALRVQLHSTQILSALQLYRTGFPDHMTLSDFRCHFQALSPPVMKRYASMFVSHDERKAVEELLVDLDLDKRSIMLGCSRVFLKRGVLGYLEQQRDQQVTGWLLHLQACCLGHLARQKYRRLKVQQMAVRCLQQNIRTLRQVSRWSWWKLFCRVRPLLDVNMDNQRLRAKEDEISALRRRLDKSEKERNELRQIADERETKVTAVTSELSDERFRGDAVGQALDVERAERLRLSRENKELQTRLEQSKVAMETLEKQLEEEKQKVLSAESRRATGADGELAMQLEVCQTEVEFVRRRLKQTEEKLETERETRKQLDSKVAALQSQLEQSKRSVNELKRHCRRVTSDLQDARVLADSLQNRMHDVDRKQRRFDSELTQALEEAEGEREQKEKAMQENAALVAEIYTLRRNLQESQSEVTRVNKQKDELCAQIRDLSLPVDLAAESLPDLKKQLRQSESEAAERAEEISRLGARIQQQQQVHMRFEMEMERMKQIHQKELEDKEEELEDVHKSSQRRLRQLEMQLEQEYEEKQMVIHEKHDLEGLIATLCDQVGHRDFDVEKKLRRDLKRTHALLADAQLLLSTVDSPGQNLPAGTKEQIERLHCQLEESEARRLEAENAHTTLSQALEETQDELENVCKQKSLADEQLMLLQHEKMDLLKRLEEDQEDLNELMKKHKALIAQSSSDINQIRELQGELEEVKKQRHSLQEELQQCVSRLQFLESSTVGRSIVSKQEARVCDLENKLEFQRGQVKRCWCCVCVTAWCVWARSWSRARSRRLGSERMLATTSRGCRTCAWRWRS encoded by the exons ATGGCGCTGTCGTCCCGCCTGAAGCTCTGGGAGAACAAG ATCAAAGAGGAGAAGACGCCAGCTCCACCTGTCGTGGCGCCGCCGCCACCACTATCGGCGCTGCCGGGGGGATTCCTCAAGCAGCTGGTTCGAGACTCTGAGAAGGTGACCAAACAGAAGGAGCCAGAAGTGAAGGTGGAGAAGCAG CCGAGCAAGCTGAGTGGCGACCTGGTTCAGCAGTTCCTGGTTCCGGACCAAACACCCCCAATCCTGGAGGCTGAGATGGCCCTGCGAGCCGAGCAGACGCCGAAACAAAGTTTGGACCGGGTCGTCTCCCCGGTTCCCCGGAACAGGTCCAATCCTGGGAGCAGGCCAGACACCAGACAGGAAGTAACGCCAGAGCCACCGAGGCAGAAGGAGGAAGTGAGGCAAGGCGCTTCGAACCCGGGGCTGCTCCTGGAGCAGATGTCTCCAGGGTCTATCTGGTCTACTACAACTCTTCCCTGCAGTAACCCCAGACTGATAGAGGCAGAGAAGGtgcagatgaaggaggaggacagTCGAGTGATGGAGCCGGAGAAGCGCCAGGAGCCGGAGGGGCGACAGGCTGAGACCATCATCTCAGAGGACCACAGACCGGAG GTGAAGGACGTCTGGTACGAGGCCGGAACTGTTTGGTTGGTCCACAAAGACGGCTTCTCTCTAG CTATGCAGCTAAAGCCCGATGAAGGAACGCCAGAACTCCCAGACGGCCACGTGAGAGTCCGCTTGCAGTCGAATGGATCGCTACACGACGTGACGCAGCATGAGATCCAGAAG TGTAACCCCTCAGAGCTGGACCTCTGCGAAGACCTCAGCCAGCTCCAGAGCATCAACGAGTGCGGCGTCCTGCACACGCTGACCAGCCGCGCCAGAGCTGGGCTGCCGCTGACCCGTGCCGGGCCCCACCTGGTGAACCTCTGGCCTCCGATCCAGACACACAGCAAG ACACCCAAGTCACGGCGAGGTGAGTCATTGTGGGACGCCCCGCCTGCACTAGCAGCCCTGGTCAAGCGGGTCTATGTGTCCATGGTGGGGTCCAGGAGAGACCACAGCTTCTGCGCAGTGGGACGCAGCGGTACTGGCAAGACCACCACGTGCCAGGCCTTCACACATGAGCTGCTGAAGCTGGCTGGGACCAGCGGGGGCAGCGTGAGCA CGGACCGGGTCCTCGCCATGTTCACCGTCCTCCGCTCCTTTGGCTGCGTCAGCTCGCCAACCAGCGATGCCTCTTCTCGATTTGCCATGATCTTCTCTCTGGACTTCAACCACGCTGGTCAAGCAGCCGGTGGCCACCTGCAG ACGATGATGCTGGACAAGTGGAGAGTCTGCCAGAAGACTCCAGAGGAGAGCAGTTTCCTGGTCTTCCCCCAGATGCTGGCCGGTATCAGCTCCGAGCTCAG GACGGAGCTCCAGCTGCACCAGCTGCCTGAGTCCAACTCTTTTGGAATCTCTCACCCCACCAAG gtggaggagaagcagcgggCGTCCGTCGGGTTCACTAAGCTGCTGGTCGCCATGGAGACTCTGGGCTTCACTGCTGCCGAGCAGAAGGCCATCTGGCATGTTCTGGCGGGAATCTACCACCTGGGCGTGGCTGGCGCGTGTAAAG TGGGCCGGAGACAGTTCGTCAACTTCGAGAGCGCTCAGGCGGCAGGTGGCGTTCTGGGCTGCGAGGGCGACGAGCTTCACACCGCTGTCTTCAAGCACCACCTCCGCCAGCTGCTGCAGCGAGCCACCGGGGGCAGTAGAGAGCGTGGGGCAGACGCAGAGGAAG CAGGCCCCAGACTGACAGCAGCTCAGTGTGTGGAGGGAACCGCCGCCGGGCTCTACGAGGAACTCTTCGCCGCCATCGTGTCGCTTATCAACAG GTCTCTCAGCAGCCAGCAGTTGGCGCTGGCCTCTGTGATGGTTGTGGACTCACCTGGACTGAGAAACCCGAGACACTCGGCAGGAGAACGAGGAGCCAACTGGTCCGAGTTCTGTCACAACTACCTGCAGGAGAGACTGATGgagcatcaacacacacacaccttcacacacatCCTGGACCTGTATGCTCAG GAGAAGATCCCGGTGGACTTTGAGGGTCCGGATGTGAGTCCGGCTGAAGTGGTCTCAGCCATGGACCAGCCCCCACCGCAG GTCCGGGCAGCAGATGGAGACCCGCGTGGTCTGCTGTGGGTTCTGGATGAGGAGATGCTGACGTCGGTGTCCAGTGAGGCCGCGGTCCTCGAGAGAATCTGCCAGTACCACAGTGAGACCG TCCGACAGTGTGAGCAGCCGCTGCAGTGCGAAATCAACCACCTGATGGGATCGGACCCAGTCCGCTACGACCTGACCGGATGGTTTGGCTTGATCCAGAACAACCAGTCTGCCCTGAATGCCGTCTCTCTGCTCCAGAACTCCAACAT CCCAGAGCTGAAGTCCatgttcagctccagactctccctGCCACCTCTCTGCCGAGGTCTGGGGGGTCTCGGAGGAGGCAGCCAGCGGGCCCTGCAGCGGAGTGGGACCATCAGGAAGACTTTCAGCGCCGGGATGGCGGCGGTGCGACGACACTCGCAATGCATCTCTGTGAAGCTCCAGGCG GACGCCCTGGTGAACCTGATCCGCAGGGCCCGGCCCGTGTTTGTGCAGTGTGTCGCAGCCAAGATGGACGCTGGCAGTTTCAACACCCCGGCGCTACGGGTCCAACTTCACTCCACTCAGATCCTGTCTGCGCTGCAGCTGTACCGCACAG GTTTCCCAGATCACATGACCCTCAGCGACTTCAGGTGCCATTTCCAGGCCTTGTCTCCACCTGTCATGAAGAGATATGCCTCCATGTTTGTCAGCCATGATGAGAGGAAG GCAGTGGAGGAGCTCCTGGTAGACTTGGACCTGGACAAGCGCAGCATCATGCTGGGGTGCAGCAGG GTCTTCTTGAAGAGAGGGGTTCTGGGTTACCTGGAGCAGCAGCGGGACCAGCAGGTGACCGGCTGGCTGCTTCACCTGCAGGCCTGCTGTTTGGGTCACCTGGCCCGGCAAAAGTACCGTCGTCTGAAG GTGCAGCAAATGGCTGTCAGGTGTCTGCAGCAGAACATCCGGACACTCCGTCAGGTGTCCCGGTGGAGCTGGTGGAAACTCTTCTGTCGGGTTCGCCCGCTGCTCGACGTCAACATGGACAACCAGAGACTCCGCGCCAAAGAG GATGAAATCTCAGCACTGAGACGTCGGCTGGACAAATCTGAGAAGGAACGGAACGAACTGAGACAGATCGCTGACGAGCGGGAGACCAAG GTTACAGCAGTAACTTCGGAGCTCAGCGACGAGCGTTTCCGTGGCGACGCGGTGGGTCAGGCTCTGGATGTGGAGCGAGCCGAGCGCCTGCGTCTGAGCCGGGAGAACAAGGAGCTGCAG ACCCGTTTGGAGCAGAGCaaggttgccatggaaacgctggagaagcagctggaggaggagaagcagaaagTTCTGAGCGCCGAGAGTCGGAGAGCCACAGGTGCAG ACGGTGAGCTGGCCATGCAGCTGGAAGTGTGTCAGACGGAGGTGGAGTTCGTGAGACGGCGGCTGAAGCAgacggaggagaagctggagacagAGCGGGAAACCAGGAAGCAGCTGGACTCCAAG GTGGCGGCGCTGCAGTCGCAGCTGGAGCAGTCCAAAAGAAGTGTGAACGAGCTGAAGAGACACTGTCGAcgcgtgacctctgacctccaggaCGCTAGGGTCCTGGCCGATTCGCTGCAGAATCGGATGCACGACGTCGACCGCAAACAGAGACG GTTCGACAGCGAGTTGACGCAGGcgctggaggaggcggagggcgAGCGGGAGCAGAAGGAGAAGGCAATGCAGGAGAACGCCGCCCTGGTAGCTGAGATCTACACGCTGCGCCGAAACCTGCAG GAGAGTCAGTCGGAAGTGACTCGAGTCAACAAGCAGAAGGACGAGTTGTGCGCTCAGATCCGAGACCTCAGTCTTCCTGTCGACCTGGCCGCCGAGTCGCTGCCTGACCTGAAGAAGCAGCTTCGGCAGTCAGAGAGCGAGGCGGCCGAGCGCGCCGAGGAGATCTCCAGACTTGGCGCCAGgatccagcagcagcaacag GTCCACATGCGCTTCGAGATGGAAATGGAGCGGATGAAGCAGATCCaccagaaggagctggaggacaaagaggaggagctggaggacgtgCACAAGTCCTCTCAGAGACGG CTGAGGCAGCTGGAgatgcagctggagcaggagtaCGAGGAGAAGCAGATGGTCATCCATGAGAAGCACGACCTGGAGGGGCTGATCGCGACCCTGTGCGACCAG GTGGGACACCGAGACTTTGACGTGGAGAAGAAGCTGAGGCGAGACCTGAAGAGAACCCACGCTCTGCTGGCCGacgctcagctgctgctctccactgttGACAGCCCGGGTCAGAACCTCCCAGCCGGCACCAAGGAGCAGATCGAGCGGCTGCACTGTCAG ctggaggagagtgAAGCACGGCGCCTGGAGGCGGAGAACGCTCACACCACACTCTCCCAGGCGCTGGAGGAGACGCAGGACGAACTGGAGAACGTCTGCAAGCAGAAGAGTCTG GCGGACGAGCAGCTGATGCTCCTGCAGCACGAGAAGATGGACCTGCTGAAGAGgctggaggaggaccaggaggactTGAACGAGCTGATGAAGAAGCACAAGGCTCTGATTGCACAG TCGTCCAGTGACATCAACCAGATCCGGGAGCTCcagggagagctggaggaagtgaagaagcAGAGGCACTCTCTTCAGGAGGAG CTCCAGCAGTGCGTGTCCAGGCTGCAGTTCCTGGAATCCTCCACCGTGGGGCGCAGCATCGTCAGCAAGCAGGAAGCACGCGTATGTGACCTGGAGAACAAACTGGAGTTCCAGAGAGGACAAGTCAAGAG GTGCTGGTGCTGCGTCTGCGTGACAGCGTGGTGCGTCTGGgcgaggagctggagcagagcGCGCAGTCGGAGGCTCGGGAGCGAGAGAATGCTCGCTACTACCAGCAGAGGCTGCAGGACATGCGCCtggagatggaggagctga